The window ACCGTCGTGCGGGATGTCGTTGAAGCGGCGGCTGGCTCTGTTGAGCTGACCGAGGCGAAGATTGTGGTGTCGGCGGGGCGGGGGATTGGCGGGCCGGAAAACCTGCACGTGGTGGAGGATCTGGCGAAGGCGTTCGGCGCCGCGCTGGGCGCGAGCCGGGCCATCGTTGACGCCGGCTGGATCCACCACGCCCACCAGGTCGGGCAGACGGGCAAGGTGGTCAGCCCGGATCTCTACGTGGCGTGCGGTGTTTCCGGCGCCATCCAGCACCAGGCCGGGATGCGCACGGCGAAGGTTATCGTGGCGATTAACAAGGATCCGCAGGCGAATATCTTCAAGATTTGCGACTATGGCATCGTGGGGGATTTGTTTGAAGTGTGCCCGCTTCTTGCGGAGGCGGTGAGGCAGGCGCGGGGCTGACTAGGGATCGGGTGGACATTGTGGACGAAGTGGACATATTGGACAGGGTGGACCGAGCGACGGGGTTACGTCGCTTTCTGGATCTGAAAGACAACTAATGAGCGCCCTTGTTCTGGTTGCCCTCATCATCGCCGCCCACGGGGTCTTCTTCCACCGTTTGTGGCAGGTTTACCGCTGGGTGAATTTGGGCCGGGGGACGCTGGGGTTGGATGCGCTGCCGCGCCGCATTGCCGATTTGGTTTCCAAGGGCTTCGGGCAGAAGCTCGTGCTGCGCGAGCCCTCGGGTTTGGGGCATGCGTTTATCTTCTGGGGCTTCTTCGTGCTGACCTTTGGCACGATCGAGGGGCTTGCCAGCGGGGTCTTCCCCGACTTCAGCTTTGCGTTTCTCGGGCCGATCTACTGGTTGATGAACACCTGCCAGGATTTTTTCGGCCTGCTCGTGCTGCTGGCGATTGGCGCGGCGTTGTGGCGGCGGCTGGTGGTGAAGCCGAAGCGGCTGGAAGGGCCCTTCGCGCACACGGTGGATGCGCTGATCATTCTGGGGCTGATTTCGGTGTTGATCGCGGCGTTCTATGTGCTTCAGGTGGTGCATCCGAAGCCCGGATTCACGCCGATCGCGGATATGCTGCGCGCGGCGACCATCGGCGATGGCCCAGTGGGTCGGGAGTTCTATCCAGGCACGTTTGCAGGCTTCCACTGGATCCATAACCTGGTGGTGCTGGCGTTTCTGGCGTATATTCCGTATTCCAAGCATCTGCACGTGGTGACGGCGCTGCCGAATCTGTTTTTTCGCGAGGAACGGGTCAAGGGGCGTATTGCCAACCTGGACCTGGAAGACGAGAACGCCGAGCAGTTCGGCATCCTGAAGATCACCGACTTCACCGCCAAGGAACTGCTCGACCTGACGGCCTGCACGGAGTGCGGGCGGTGCCAGGAGGCCTGCCCCGCGTACAACACGGGCAAGCCGCTGAGCCCGAAGAAGGTGGTGCTGGATTTGAAGGCGCACCTGTTCCGGGAGGGTCCGGCGCTGCTGAGGGATCCGAACGCCGAGCCGAAACAGGCGCTGTATGGCGATGTGATCGCGGAAGACGTGTTGTGGTCCTGCACGACGTGCTTCGCGTGTGAGGAGGCGTGTCCCGTGGAGATCCAGCCGATGACGAAGCTCCTCGGCATCCGGCAGGGGCGCGTGCTGATGGAGGGCGATTTCCCCGAACAGGCGCAGGGCGCGCTGCGGAACATGGAGACCCAGTCCAATCCGTGGGGGCTGCCGCAGAGCGAGCGCGGGAAATGGGCGGAATCGGTGGGCGTGAAGACGCTCGCGGAGGACGCCGACGTGGAGTATCTGTTCTTCGTGGGATGCGCGGGGTCGTATGACCAGCGCTACCAGAAGGTAACCGTGGCCTTCGCGAAGCTCATGCAGGCGGCGGGGGTGAAGTTCGGCATCCTCGGGGAGGAGGAGTGCTGCACGGGCGACAGCGCCAAGCGCATCGGCAACGAGATGCTGGCGCAGCAGCTGGCCATGCAGAACGTGGAGACGATGAACGGGTATGGCGTGAAGAAAGTCGTCACGGCGTGCCCGCACTGCTTCAACAGTATCAAGAGCGAGTTTCCCCAGCTCGGCGGCGACTTCGAGGTGCTGCACCACACGGAATTGCTGGCGGACCTGGTGAAGGCGGGCCGGCTGAAGCCCAAGGCCCCGGCGGTCAACGCGGCGGCGGCCACGTACCACGACTCGTGCTACCTGGCGCGCTACAACGGGGTCATGGACGCGCCGCGCGCGCTGGTGCAGGCGGCGGGCCAGGCCGCGCCGGTGGAGATGTCGCGCAGCCGCGAGAAGGGCTTCTGCTGTGGTGCAGGCGGCGGGCGCATGTGGATGGAAGAGACCATCGGCACCAACATCAACACCGAACGCACCCGCGAGGCCCTCGCCACCGGCGCGACCACCGTGGCGACGGCGTGCCCGTTCTGCATGACGATGATGAGCGACGGTGTGAAGCGGGAGGGGCGCGAGGAGGTGGCGGTGAGAGATGTGGCGGAGTTGCTGGTGGATGCGATGGGGCTGGAGTAGGATAGCCGTCCCGGCTGTCCTGGACAGGCGGGACGCCTATCCTACATTTCTCCTCTGTAGCGAAATGCGATCACTCGCAGCGAGCCGACTCCATCTATGCGCAATAACCGAGGGCTACGAAGCAGGGCCACTTTTTCGCAGTTCTTCCAATTCGCGCATGAAAACGTGCTTGCCTTTGCTGAGAATGGCCGGGATATCTCGCCCTTGACGCAGCAGCGCGACAATCGCAATTCTGTCTTTTCCCAAGGGTTCAAATACGAAATAGTGTTCCCGAATGGGATACAGACGCAAACCGGTCCCGCCGGATAATTCTTCGCGTTTCCTGTACCTCGTGTAATTTTTCGCCAAGTCGTTGGCCGCTTTGTGGAGGGCGTCGAAATACGCTCGCGTGCGCTTCTCGCCCCACCTCGCCATTGACCACGCCCTGGCCTCGCGTAAATGCCGGCGTGCGGTGGTTGTGAGAACGTAGTTTTTCGCGTGCGGCAACGATGCTTACTCCTCGTCGAGGATGTCCAGAATAGATTCCGATACAAACTCACCCGCCCGCATTTCCCGGAGACCTTGCGCCACATCGCGAACGATTGTCCAATCCTGCATGTCTCGGCGAATGAGATCGCGGATATACTCACTGGGCGTTGCGTAAAGATCGTTATCACTGGCGCGCAAGTCAACGTAGCGGCGCAGTTCGTCCGTTAATGAAAGGTTGAGACTACTTGCCATGGGAACTCACCTTGTGTTTAACATGTCTGATTCAGGGTAGCATGGATGGCAATATATGTCAATATTCGACATGAGCTTGCCTGCGAGGCCCTGCTGCTGGAGGGGTAGGGCGAAGAGTAGGACAGCCGGAACGGCTGTCCTGGACAGGCGGGACGCCTATCCTACTTTGACAGGCGGGACACCTATCCTGCACGTTCAGTATTTCGCCCACTCCGCGGTGTTCCGTGGTTCGTAATGCTCCAGCGCGAAACTGTCGCCGATCACTTTGCGCACGGTTTCCAGGGAGTCGAGGGCGCCGACGGCCATGGCCTGTACGCCGATGTTCCCGAGGACGGTTGCTTCGACGGGGCCGGCGACCACGGGGATGCCGCAGGCGTCGGCGGTCATCTGGTTGAGCAGTTTGTTCTGCGTGCCGCCGCCGATGATGTGGAGGACTTCGGTCTTGCGGCCGAGGGTGTCGTCGAGGGCGCGGAGGGTCTGGCGGTATTTCAACGCGAGGCTTTCGAGGGCGCAGCGCACGATCTGGCCGTGGGTTTCGGGCATGGGCTGGCCGGATTCGCGGCAGATTTCCTGAATGAGCGCGGGCATGTCGTCCGGGGCGAAGAGGCGCGGGTCGTCGAGGTTGATGATGGAGCGGAAGGGTTCGCTGGCTGCGGCCTCTTCGGTGATCGCGCCGTAGTCCAGTTTGACGCCTTCCTGGCGCTCCCAGACGCGTCGGCATTCCTGCACGAGCCAGAGGCCGAAAATGTTCTTGAGGAAGCGAATTTTTCCGCCGACCCCGCCTTCGTTGGTGAAGTCCTGGGCCATGCTGGCGTCGGTGATGCAGGGCTCGTCCAGCTCCGCGCCGAGGAGCGACCAGGTGCCGCTGGAGAGGTAGGCCCAGTTTCCGGCGCCCGGCGCGGCGGGCACGGCGACGACGGCGGATGCGGTGTCGTGGGTGCCGGGGGCGATCACGGGGGCGATGGGGCTGATGCCGGTGAGTTCGGCGATTTCCGGCAGGATCGGGCCGAGATTCGTTCCCGGGGGGACGGGATCGAGGAGGATGTCGCGCGGGATGCCCAGGCGGCGGATAAGGTCATCGTTCCAGGTGCGCGTGTGGGGGTCGAGGAGCTGGGTGGTGGAGGCGTTGGTGTATTCGCAGGCCTTCTTGCCGCACAGCAGGTAGGCCAGCAGGTCGCCCATGAGCAGCAGGTCATTCGCGGCGGCCAGCTGGGGCGAGTTCGCTTCGACCAGCGCGAGCAGCTGGAAGCTCGTGTTGAAGGGCAGGAACTGGATGCCGGTGGACTTGTAGATTTCTTCCTTCGGGACCTTCGCGTAGGCCGCCTCGAACATGCCTTCCGTGCGCTTGTCGCGGTAGTGGACGGGATTGGCCAGCACGTGGCCCTCGGCGTCGAGCAGGCCGAAGTCCACGCCCCAGGTGTCGATGGCGATGGCGTCCAGATCGCGCGTGTATTCCCGGGCGCACTTCGTCATGGCGGCGATCATCTCTTCGTAGATGCGCGCGAGGTCCCACTGGCGGCGGCCCAGCATGATAAGGCCTTCGGTGCGGAAGCGGTGGATTTCCCGCAGGGTGATGCGCCCGCCCGCGAGCGTACCCAGTACGGCGCGCCCGCTTTCGGCGCCGAGGTCGAAGGCCAGGAATCGGTACTCGAGTTTCATGGGGGATCCTCGTGGTGTTATTGGTGCGATGTGGGGCGAAAAGGGGAATAACCCGGCCCCGGGGGCTATCTTAGCATGAAGGCGGTGAGGTCGCGCATCTTGGTGGGTGGTGGGCTTTGCGTAAAGCCGGTCGTGACGCGTTGCGTCACCCATTGAGGATGAAATGCTGCTCCTGACTGTTGGCGCTCTTCTGGGGGCTCGCACGCTCAAGCCTTCGCGGCGGAGGCGCGGAGCTTGAACGTGGCACCCGTGGCTTCCTTTGAGAATTCGTAACACTTTAGCGGAGTGAAGTCCCCCGGTGGATGAGCATGTCTCGGTCAAGACAGCGTGAATCGAAGGATCGCGGACATTCCTGTCTGCGGCAGGAGGAGCGCAACACTTCATGTGATCGCTGCGCTTGAGTGAAAAGACGCTGGTCCCCATTCCATTCCGGTTTTGGGGACACCGGGATTCTATTCCAGGCCAGCCATGCCCGTTGAAAGCCGAAGCAGGCGCTGCCGCAGGCAGGAATGCCCGCGATCCGATAGCCGGGCGTCCTCGCAATGTCCCGGAGTGCTTGGAATGATACCTGCTCGCGGCTTCAGATGGCTAAAGTCTTACGAAAATTCAGAGCAGCTGCTTATGAGGCGTTGCGTCACCGGTTACGTATGGAAATGGACGGCGACTTCGCCGCCTGGCAGGCGGGGACGCCTGCGCTCCCAGCCTTTGTCGCTTCCTTGGGAGAGATGCTGTAGTCTGGTTTGTATGAGGCCGTTGTGGTGAAGCCGAGGCGTTTTCTCGGGTACAGCCTCGGGCTGGTTTTGGGCTTCTATTTCGGTATTGGGCCTCTGGCCAGCCCGATGCAGTCCCCCTGGCCCGATGCAGTCCCCTTGGTTTGAGGCGGTCGCCATCAGAAGCGGAGGGGGCGGGCGCCGAATTCCTGGATGAGGACGGAGCGCGCTTCGCCGGCGGTGTAGATGGAGCCGGTGATGAGCAGGGGGCAGTCGGGCGTGGCGCAGGCGATGCCGCGGCGGACGGCGTCGGGGAGTGTCGCGCTGATCTCGACGGAGCCGGGGCCGGCTTTGTCCGCGAGTTCCTGGACGGGGGTGGCGCGTTTGCCGTCGAACTGGGTGAGGATGAGGTGTCTTGCGCGGGGCTGGAGCGCGGCGAGCATGCTGGCGGCGTCTTTGTCGGATGAGGCGGAGAAGACGATGACGCATTCCTCGAAGAGATCGGCGATGCGCCGGGCGCCGGCGGCGTTGTGTGCGACGTCGATGAAGACGGGCGGGTCGTCGAGGACGCGCTCGGCGCGGCAGGGCCAGCGCACGGTGGTCAGGCCGTCCTGGATGTGTTCGCGCACCATGGCGGGGAAGTGGGGCATGGCGGTTTCGGCGAGGGCGCACGCGACGGCGGCGTTGTCGCCCTGGTAGCGCCCGGGCAGCGCGAGGGGCTGCGCGGCGAAGGCGTTCAGCGCGCTGACGTAGGAGAACTGGGGGTCCCAGGCGGTGCCCTGCAGGCGGTAGTCGAAATCGCGCCCGAGCTGGAGCAGGGGCGCGTCGACTTCCGCCGCGCGCCGGTGGAACACGCCGAGGGCGTCGGGGTTGAGCTCCGCGGTGACGGCGGTGACGCCGGCCTTGATGATGCCGGCCTTTTCGACGGCGATCTTTGCAATGGTGTCGCCCAGATAGGCGGTGTGCTCCAGGTCGATGTTGGTGATTCCGCAGGCCAGCGGTTGCACGACGTTGGTGCTGTCGAAGCGCCCGCCCATCCCCACTTCGATCAGGGCGATGTCGGCCCGGGCCTGCGCGAAGTAGCGGAAGGCGATGGCGGTGTTCATTTCGAAGAACGTGGGAATGCAGCCAATGCGCCGGGCGGCGTCGCGGAAGAAGGCGATGTTTTCCTCCAGGGCCGGCTCGGGGATCGGCTCAGCATCCACGAGGAAGCGCTCGGACACGTCAATCAGGTGCGGGCTGGTGAACTGGGCGGTGCGGTAGCCAGCGCGTTCGAACATGGCGGCGAGCATGGCGACGACGCTGCCCTTGCCGTTGGTGCCGCCAACGTGGATGACGGGGCAGGCGAAGTGCGGGTCCCCGGCGGCACGGACGAGGGCCTGGATATTCTCCAAGCCCAGTTTAATGCCGTGCAGGGTCAGGTCGAAGAGGTATTGACGCAGCGGCGTGTTCGGCCGCGCCAGCGCCCCGGGCGTCATTCGCTAGCGTCGCCCGCTGTGGCCGCCCCCGCCGGCTCCGCATCCGCCACGTCGGAGTCGCTCTCCTTCGGGGGGACATAACCCTTCAGGTCTTCGGCGGCGTGGGGGGCCAGGTAGCGCAGGAGCTTGCCCAGGTGCTTACGCAGATCCGGCCGCGCCACGATGTGGTCGACGAAGCCGTTGTCGCGTTGGTACTCGGCGCGCTGGAAACCGTCCGGCAGCTTGATCTTGAAAGCGCCCTCGATGAGGCGCGCGCCGGCGAAGCCGATGTAGGCGTTGGGCTCGGCGATGGTGATGTCGCCGAGGCTCGCGAAGCTGGCGAACACGCCGCCGGAGGTCGGGTCGGTCTGGACGACAATGTAGGGGAGCCGGGCCTCGTTGATCCGGCGGACGGCGTCGGCGGTCTTCGCCATCTGCATGAGGGCGAGGATGCCTTCCTGCATGCGGGCTCCGCCGGAGGCGGCGAAGACGACGAGCGGGACCTCGTTCGCGATGGCGTCGTCGACCAGGCGGCAGAACTTTTCGCCGACGGCCGAGCCCATGCTGGCCATGACGAAGGCGGAGTCCATGCACCCAATGGCCAGGCGTACGCCCTCGATGCGCGCCAGTCCGGTGACGAGCGCTTCGTTCAGCCCCGACTGCTTCCGGGCGCGCGTGATGCGCTCGGCATAGGTTTCCTTGCCGACGGCGAACTCGAGGGGGTCGTCGGCGGTAATGCCGGTATGCGTTTCCTCAAAGCTGCCGGGATCGACCAGCAGGTCGATGCGCGCGCGCGCGCCGATGCGGTAGTGGCGACCGCAGTGGGTGCACACCTGCATGTTCTGCTCGATATCGGGCTTGTACAGGGTTTGCTTGCAGCCTTCACACTTGATCCAGAGGCCGTCGGGCACGACGGTCTTCTTTTCCTCGCGGTTGCGCCGGCCAAACGGCGTGCGCTTGAAGAATGCCATTTCAGCGCCCTCCTTCCAGGGCCTCGGCGGCGGCCTCCTGGAACTTCGGCGGGTGATACACGAGGCGCCCGCAGTGGTGGCAGGGGATGAATTTGTCGCCGGCGAGGATTTCGTTCACGTTTTGCGCGGTGATGGTCATGAAACAGCCGGAGCATGATTCTCCCTGCAAGGGGACAATCGCGGGGCCGGTTTTCTTGGACTTGCGGATGCGCTCGTACTTGCTGAGGATTCCGGGATCTATCACGGCGATGAGGGGGGCGCGCTGCGCCTCGAAGGCCTTGCGTTCCGCGATCGCCACGGCGAGTTCCTCGTCGATCCTGGCGCATTCCGCGTCGATTTCGGCCAGTTCCGCGCTGATTCGCTTGCGGTCTTCCTCGAGGACGGATTTGGCGTCGTCGAGTTCCATGAGAATGGCGATGACGCGTTCTTCCCGCGCGGAAATCTGCTTTTTCAACATCTCCATTTCGTGCAGGAGGGCCTGGTATTCCTCGTTCTTCTTCACCGCCAGGAGCTGGCCGTCCTTGCGCTTGATTTCGTCTTGCTTTGCGGCGATTTCGCCTTCGCAGTCGCGCTGCTCAAGCTGGAGTTTCTTCAGGCGCTGTTCGCTGCTCTGGAGCTCGTCATTCAGGCGTTTTTTGTGAATGTCGAACTTGTTTTTCTGTTTGGGGATTTCCGTTTCACGCGAACGGAGCTTCTCGACCTTCAGGTCCAGTTCCTGCAGTTTCAGTAGGTTCTTCAAGTCACTTCGCCTCCGCGTCGAGCCAATCCTTCGATTCAATTCCACCCGCGGCCGCCGGGGAAACCCGGCTCCGGGGGCATAAAAAAACCGCAGCGTTATGCTGCGGTGTGGCGAGGCGCACCCGTCCAGTCGCTGGCCGCCCGGCGGCGTACGCCACCGGGCAACGGGCAAAGAGCGTGAAATGTGACGATGCGCCTGCACATTCGATTATCATACCCCTTAAAGCGGCAACTTGCAATCCCGCTTGGGCGCGCGGGTAATGGCAATTTCGCCGGAGCGGACCAATTCGGTGATATTGTAGGGGCGGAGCATGTCGATGCACGCGCCGACCTTGCCCTCGGCGCCGGTGACCTCGACGGTCAGCGAGCCGGGGCCCACATCGACGACGTTTGCGCGGAAGATGTTGGCGATTTCCACGACCTCGCCGCGGCGGGCGGGTTCCACGGCGACTTTGATGAGGACGAGTTCGCGCTCGACAAAGGACGCGGCGGTGAGATCGATCACCTCAATGACTTCCACGAGCTTGTTCAGCTGTTGCATCATCTGGGAGAGTACGCCATCATCGCCCCGGACGACCACGGTCATCTGGGAAATGGAGGGGTCGATCGTCTCGCCGACGCACAGGCTGATGATGTTGTACCCGCGCGCGCTGAACAATCCGGAAACCCGGGCCAACACGCCGAAATGGTTTTCGACGAGCACACTGATCGTGTGTTTCTTCATGGCCTCCACGCTCTGATCCTTCCTGCGGCGAAAAGCTCAGTTTCCGTCCGCCGTTCCGTTGTAGGTATTCATGGCCGGGCCGATGCCGTCCGCGACCCAGGCCAGCGCCGCGTCGGCGCCCCTGTCAAGCATCGCGTTGACCGCATCCCGTTCGTCGGGGCGGAAGGTGGCCAGCACGTGGCCGGCCAATTCCGCGGCCTTCCTGTCGTCTCCCACGCCCATGCGCATCCGGTGGAACTCGGGGCTTCCGAGGCGCTCAATAATCGACTTCAGGCCGTTGTGTCCGCCGGCGCTACCGCCCGCGCGGAAGCGGAGGCGGCCGAGCGGGAGGTTCACGTCGTCGACGATCACGAGGAGATCCGCGGGATCGAATATGGTGTTCCTGCACACGCGCGCCAGGCAATCGCCGCTGCGGTTCATGAAGGTCTGCGGCTTTACCAGCAGCAGCTTCTCTCCGCGATACGCGGCCTGGGCGACGAGGCCCTGATGCTTTTCGCGATCCAGGGCGACACCGAGCCGATCCGCCAGGGCGTCCACCAGCATGAACCCGAGGTTGTGCCGCGTATTCCGGTAGCGCGGGCCGGGGTTACCGAGTCCTGCCACGATCTTCATGGGCACAGCGGCCGGGCCATGCGCTTCGGCGGGTGCGATCGGAACATCAGCCTTCGGCGTTCTCGGCTTCCTCGGCGCCTTCGCCCTCTTCACCCGCGGCCTTGCCGGCGACGCGCGGTGCGTGGATAGCGATGATCGTGCGCTCGGGGTCCGTAATGATTTTGACGTTCGCGGGGGTCTCGAGGTCCGAAACGTGCAGCAGGTCGCCGATGTGGAGGTTCGTGATATCCACGTCGAACTGCTCGGGCACGTCGAGCGGCAGGCACTCGATTTCCAGTTCGCGGAGCTGCTGGTCCGGGACGCCGCCTTCGACGAGGCCGACGCAGTGGCCCACGATGT is drawn from Candidatus Hydrogenedentota bacterium and contains these coding sequences:
- a CDS encoding 4Fe-4S dicluster domain-containing protein, with the protein product MSALVLVALIIAAHGVFFHRLWQVYRWVNLGRGTLGLDALPRRIADLVSKGFGQKLVLREPSGLGHAFIFWGFFVLTFGTIEGLASGVFPDFSFAFLGPIYWLMNTCQDFFGLLVLLAIGAALWRRLVVKPKRLEGPFAHTVDALIILGLISVLIAAFYVLQVVHPKPGFTPIADMLRAATIGDGPVGREFYPGTFAGFHWIHNLVVLAFLAYIPYSKHLHVVTALPNLFFREERVKGRIANLDLEDENAEQFGILKITDFTAKELLDLTACTECGRCQEACPAYNTGKPLSPKKVVLDLKAHLFREGPALLRDPNAEPKQALYGDVIAEDVLWSCTTCFACEEACPVEIQPMTKLLGIRQGRVLMEGDFPEQAQGALRNMETQSNPWGLPQSERGKWAESVGVKTLAEDADVEYLFFVGCAGSYDQRYQKVTVAFAKLMQAAGVKFGILGEEECCTGDSAKRIGNEMLAQQLAMQNVETMNGYGVKKVVTACPHCFNSIKSEFPQLGGDFEVLHHTELLADLVKAGRLKPKAPAVNAAAATYHDSCYLARYNGVMDAPRALVQAAGQAAPVEMSRSREKGFCCGAGGGRMWMEETIGTNINTERTREALATGATTVATACPFCMTMMSDGVKREGREEVAVRDVAELLVDAMGLE
- a CDS encoding type II toxin-antitoxin system RelE/ParE family toxin → MPHAKNYVLTTTARRHLREARAWSMARWGEKRTRAYFDALHKAANDLAKNYTRYRKREELSGGTGLRLYPIREHYFVFEPLGKDRIAIVALLRQGRDIPAILSKGKHVFMRELEELRKSGPAS
- a CDS encoding rhamnulokinase, whose amino-acid sequence is MKLEYRFLAFDLGAESGRAVLGTLAGGRITLREIHRFRTEGLIMLGRRQWDLARIYEEMIAAMTKCAREYTRDLDAIAIDTWGVDFGLLDAEGHVLANPVHYRDKRTEGMFEAAYAKVPKEEIYKSTGIQFLPFNTSFQLLALVEANSPQLAAANDLLLMGDLLAYLLCGKKACEYTNASTTQLLDPHTRTWNDDLIRRLGIPRDILLDPVPPGTNLGPILPEIAELTGISPIAPVIAPGTHDTASAVVAVPAAPGAGNWAYLSSGTWSLLGAELDEPCITDASMAQDFTNEGGVGGKIRFLKNIFGLWLVQECRRVWERQEGVKLDYGAITEEAAASEPFRSIINLDDPRLFAPDDMPALIQEICRESGQPMPETHGQIVRCALESLALKYRQTLRALDDTLGRKTEVLHIIGGGTQNKLLNQMTADACGIPVVAGPVEATVLGNIGVQAMAVGALDSLETVRKVIGDSFALEHYEPRNTAEWAKY
- a CDS encoding bifunctional folylpolyglutamate synthase/dihydrofolate synthase, producing the protein MTPGALARPNTPLRQYLFDLTLHGIKLGLENIQALVRAAGDPHFACPVIHVGGTNGKGSVVAMLAAMFERAGYRTAQFTSPHLIDVSERFLVDAEPIPEPALEENIAFFRDAARRIGCIPTFFEMNTAIAFRYFAQARADIALIEVGMGGRFDSTNVVQPLACGITNIDLEHTAYLGDTIAKIAVEKAGIIKAGVTAVTAELNPDALGVFHRRAAEVDAPLLQLGRDFDYRLQGTAWDPQFSYVSALNAFAAQPLALPGRYQGDNAAVACALAETAMPHFPAMVREHIQDGLTTVRWPCRAERVLDDPPVFIDVAHNAAGARRIADLFEECVIVFSASSDKDAASMLAALQPRARHLILTQFDGKRATPVQELADKAGPGSVEISATLPDAVRRGIACATPDCPLLITGSIYTAGEARSVLIQEFGARPLRF
- the accD gene encoding acetyl-CoA carboxylase, carboxyltransferase subunit beta, translating into MAFFKRTPFGRRNREEKKTVVPDGLWIKCEGCKQTLYKPDIEQNMQVCTHCGRHYRIGARARIDLLVDPGSFEETHTGITADDPLEFAVGKETYAERITRARKQSGLNEALVTGLARIEGVRLAIGCMDSAFVMASMGSAVGEKFCRLVDDAIANEVPLVVFAASGGARMQEGILALMQMAKTADAVRRINEARLPYIVVQTDPTSGGVFASFASLGDITIAEPNAYIGFAGARLIEGAFKIKLPDGFQRAEYQRDNGFVDHIVARPDLRKHLGKLLRYLAPHAAEDLKGYVPPKESDSDVADAEPAGAATAGDASE
- the ilvN gene encoding acetolactate synthase small subunit, whose protein sequence is MKKHTISVLVENHFGVLARVSGLFSARGYNIISLCVGETIDPSISQMTVVVRGDDGVLSQMMQQLNKLVEVIEVIDLTAASFVERELVLIKVAVEPARRGEVVEIANIFRANVVDVGPGSLTVEVTGAEGKVGACIDMLRPYNITELVRSGEIAITRAPKRDCKLPL
- the pth gene encoding aminoacyl-tRNA hydrolase; this encodes MKIVAGLGNPGPRYRNTRHNLGFMLVDALADRLGVALDREKHQGLVAQAAYRGEKLLLVKPQTFMNRSGDCLARVCRNTIFDPADLLVIVDDVNLPLGRLRFRAGGSAGGHNGLKSIIERLGSPEFHRMRMGVGDDRKAAELAGHVLATFRPDERDAVNAMLDRGADAALAWVADGIGPAMNTYNGTADGN